The following are encoded in a window of Pseudomonas sp. JQ170C genomic DNA:
- a CDS encoding REP-associated tyrosine transposase, producing MDSPASHRLRRGRFSEPGRLYLLTSVTRNRSPFFADFHAARAICAQFRQAQQEGAARTLAWVVMPDHVHWLIELRQATLSRLMCRFKSRSRCALYKAGMLQGKLWQPGYHDHALRREENVCAVARDVVANPLRAGLVKKLGDYPHWDAVWL from the coding sequence ATGGACAGTCCCGCTTCTCACCGCCTGCGCCGCGGGCGATTTTCCGAACCCGGCCGCCTCTATCTGCTGACCAGCGTCACCCGCAATCGCTCGCCCTTTTTTGCAGACTTTCATGCAGCACGCGCCATCTGCGCGCAGTTCCGTCAGGCACAGCAAGAAGGTGCCGCACGCACGCTGGCCTGGGTGGTCATGCCGGATCATGTGCATTGGCTGATTGAACTGAGACAGGCGACCCTGAGCCGCCTGATGTGCCGCTTCAAATCCCGAAGTCGCTGTGCGCTGTACAAGGCAGGTATGTTGCAGGGCAAGCTGTGGCAACCCGGCTACCACGACCATGCCTTGCGACGGGAAGAAAATGTATGTGCGGTGGCGCGCGATGTGGTGGCCAATCCGCTGCGGGCGGGTCTGGTGAAAAAGCTGGGGGATTATCCGCATTGGGATGCGGTTTGGTTGTAG
- the fdhA gene encoding formaldehyde dehydrogenase, glutathione-independent: MSGNRGVVYLGAGKVEVQKIDYPKMQDPRGKKIEHGVILRVVSTNICGSDQHMVRGRTTAQVGLVLGHEITGEVIEKGRDVENLQIGDLVSVPFNVACGRCRSCKEQHTGVCLTVNPARAGGAYGYVDMGDWTGGQAEYVLVPYADFNLLKLPNRDKAMEKIRDLTCLSDILPTGYHGAVTAGVGPGSSVYIAGAGPVGLAAAASARLLGAAVVIVGDVNPVRLAHAKAQGFEIADLSQDTPLHEQIANLLGEPEVDCAVDAVGFEARGHGHAGAKHEAPATVLNSLMGVVRVAGKIGIPGLYVTEDPGAVDAAAKIGSLSIRFGLGWAKSHSFHTGQTPVMKYNRQLMQAIMWDRINIAEVVGVQVISLDQAPEGYGEFDAGVPKKFVIDPHKLFSAA, from the coding sequence ATGTCTGGTAATCGTGGTGTGGTGTATCTCGGCGCTGGCAAGGTCGAGGTGCAGAAAATTGACTACCCGAAAATGCAGGACCCACGTGGCAAGAAGATCGAGCACGGGGTAATCCTCAGGGTGGTCTCCACCAATATCTGTGGCTCCGACCAGCACATGGTGCGCGGTCGTACCACTGCCCAGGTCGGGCTGGTGCTGGGCCATGAAATTACCGGCGAGGTGATCGAGAAGGGCAGGGACGTCGAGAACCTGCAAATCGGCGACCTGGTCTCGGTTCCCTTCAACGTTGCCTGCGGGCGCTGCCGCTCGTGCAAAGAGCAGCACACCGGCGTGTGCTTGACCGTCAACCCCGCCCGCGCAGGCGGTGCCTACGGTTACGTCGACATGGGCGACTGGACCGGTGGCCAGGCCGAATACGTGCTGGTGCCCTATGCCGACTTCAACCTGCTCAAATTGCCGAACCGCGACAAGGCCATGGAGAAGATCCGCGACCTGACGTGCCTGTCGGACATCCTGCCGACCGGTTATCACGGCGCGGTCACGGCCGGTGTCGGCCCGGGCAGCTCGGTGTACATCGCAGGGGCTGGCCCGGTCGGCCTGGCGGCCGCTGCGTCGGCCCGCTTGCTGGGCGCTGCGGTGGTGATCGTGGGTGATGTGAACCCGGTGCGCCTGGCCCACGCCAAGGCACAGGGTTTCGAGATTGCCGACCTGTCCCAGGACACCCCGCTGCATGAGCAGATCGCTAACTTGCTGGGTGAGCCAGAAGTCGATTGCGCCGTCGATGCGGTGGGCTTCGAGGCCCGTGGCCATGGTCATGCCGGCGCCAAGCACGAGGCCCCGGCCACCGTGCTCAACTCGCTGATGGGCGTAGTGCGGGTGGCGGGCAAGATTGGTATCCCCGGCTTGTACGTGACCGAGGATCCGGGTGCGGTCGACGCCGCTGCCAAGATCGGCAGCCTGAGCATTCGCTTTGGCCTGGGTTGGGCCAAGTCGCACAGCTTCCACACCGGGCAGACGCCGGTGATGAAGTACAACCGCCAACTGATGCAGGCGATCATGTGGGATCGCATCAACATTGCCGAAGTGGTGGGTGTGCAGGTGATCAGCCTGGATCAGGCGCCTGAGGGGTATGGCGAGTTTGATGCGGGTGTGCCGAAGAAGTTTGTGATCGATCCGCACAAGCTGTTCAGCGCGGCGTAA
- the purU gene encoding formyltetrahydrofolate deformylase has protein sequence MSRAPDTWILTADCPSLLGTVDVVTRYLYEQQCYVTEHHSFDDRLSGRFFIRVEFRQADDFDEGRFRAGLAERGEAFGMLFELTAPKHRPKVVIMVSKADHCLNDLLYRQRIGQLSMDVVAVISNHPDLEPLAHWHRIPYYHFALDPLDKPAQERKVLQVIEESGAELVILARYMQVLSPELCRRLDGWAINIHHSLLPGFKGAKPYHQAYNKGVKLVGATAHYINNDLDEGPIIAQGVEAVDHSHYPEDLIAKGRDIECLTLARAVGYHIERRVFLNANRTVVL, from the coding sequence ATGAGCCGAGCACCGGACACCTGGATTCTCACCGCTGACTGTCCGAGCCTGCTCGGCACGGTGGATGTGGTGACGCGCTACCTGTACGAGCAGCAGTGCTATGTCACCGAGCACCATTCCTTCGATGATCGCTTGTCGGGGCGCTTCTTCATCCGGGTGGAGTTTCGCCAGGCCGACGACTTTGACGAAGGCCGTTTTCGGGCCGGCCTTGCCGAGCGTGGCGAAGCCTTCGGCATGCTGTTCGAGCTGACCGCGCCCAAGCACCGGCCCAAGGTGGTGATCATGGTCTCCAAGGCCGATCACTGCCTCAACGACCTGCTCTATCGCCAGCGCATCGGCCAATTGAGCATGGACGTGGTGGCGGTGATCTCCAACCACCCGGACCTGGAGCCGCTGGCCCACTGGCATCGGATTCCCTACTACCACTTCGCCCTTGATCCCCTCGACAAGCCGGCCCAGGAGCGCAAGGTGCTGCAGGTCATCGAGGAGTCCGGCGCGGAGCTGGTGATTCTTGCCCGCTACATGCAAGTGCTGTCGCCGGAGCTGTGCCGTAGGCTCGACGGCTGGGCGATCAATATCCATCACTCCCTGCTGCCGGGATTCAAGGGTGCCAAACCCTATCACCAGGCCTACAACAAGGGCGTGAAACTGGTGGGCGCCACGGCCCACTACATCAACAACGACCTCGACGAAGGGCCGATCATTGCCCAGGGCGTGGAGGCGGTGGACCACAGTCATTACCCCGAAGACCTGATCGCCAAGGGGCGTGATATCGAATGCCTGACGCTGGCGCGGGCGGTGGGGTATCACATTGAGCGGCGGGTGTTTCTGAACGCCAATAGAACGGTCGTGCTTTGA
- a CDS encoding sarcosine oxidase subunit gamma: MSTINVYQQRPGNDVKAESPLHHADLPSLVGKGRKNAGVTLREHKFLGHLTLRGDGRDPAFAGGVFKALGLELPVALTVVANGEMSLQWLGPDEWLLIVPGGQEFAVEQKLRDALDGQHIQVVNVSGGQTLLELSGPNVREVLMKSTSYDVHPNNFPVGKAVGTVFAKSQLVIRRTGEETWELLIRRSFSDYWWLWLQDAAAEYGLAIEA, translated from the coding sequence ATGAGCACAATCAACGTTTACCAGCAACGCCCCGGCAACGACGTCAAGGCCGAGTCACCGCTTCACCATGCCGACCTGCCCAGCCTGGTCGGCAAGGGCCGCAAGAACGCCGGGGTGACCCTGCGCGAGCACAAGTTCCTCGGTCACCTGACCCTGCGTGGCGACGGCCGCGATCCGGCTTTTGCTGGCGGTGTGTTCAAGGCCCTGGGCCTGGAGTTGCCAGTGGCCCTGACCGTGGTCGCCAATGGCGAGATGTCGCTGCAGTGGCTGGGCCCGGATGAGTGGCTGCTGATCGTTCCAGGCGGGCAGGAATTTGCCGTCGAGCAGAAGCTGCGCGATGCCCTCGATGGCCAGCACATCCAGGTGGTCAATGTCAGCGGCGGGCAGACCCTGCTGGAACTGAGCGGCCCCAACGTGCGCGAAGTGCTGATGAAATCCACCAGCTATGATGTACATCCGAACAACTTCCCCGTCGGCAAGGCCGTGGGCACGGTGTTCGCCAAGTCGCAATTGGTGATCCGCCGTACCGGCGAGGAAACCTGGGAGCTGCTGATTCGCCGCAGCTTCTCCGACTACTGGTGGTTGTGGCTGCAGGATGCGGCAGCCGAATACGGTTTGGCCATTGAGGCCTAG